The sequence GTTCCCGGCTGTGCACGCGTTACGCACGCCTCACTGAGAGGCAAGAACTTTTTGGGATGATGGAAGCGGCACTGGGCCTCTTAAACCGGTCCAAGGCAAACTAGAATTTCCAGAGCATGCAGACAAAATGGACGGTGGAGTCCAAAGTACTTCATAAGTTTAGTGTTAGGGTCCTATTTGGACAGAATCTGAAACAAGTGCAAATTAACAGAACACTTTTCAATGGCAATGTTGCCGTTTCGTAGTCAACAAACGCCACAGTGAAAACACTGTTCCGAATTTCTCTGAAAATGTGATGATCATCGCGGGGATTTTGTCAATTAAAAACGTCATTATCGGAAAAGCCTGCAAACCACATTTGACTTTTTAGGAAAATGGGACAAAAAGAGCACCGGCTTAAACATTTGAAAcacctcgtggggataagcggcaccGGACATTCCACGGTAATAATGTCAAAACTTCAGTCGTCAGCGTAGGATTTCTTTCATGATCGTCACCCGATTCGCACTTAGCACAGCTCTCGGATACGATCACTAAATAATTTGTAATAGGCCGCGTGTTtaaaaagatatgaaaaataaaaaagagaccaatagaagacaaaaaaggggaaaagaataaatgagaaaactgaaaaaagataaagaatCGATAATCACATCCacacatttcataaaaaaaaatatatatatatatattttaggagAACACCAACAATCACAAACGTCACCCTCCCACCCccgaaaatgaaaaaaagacccAATAGAAAACATAAAATACTTCAAATTCAATCAAACAGCAGCGTAAACACCGCGACCTGATACTTATTTAAacagaattaaaaagaaaaaaaaatacatcctgAACATCCATCTTCAATACACATTTGATGTGGAGAAATACAATTAAGATAAAAACTTCAAGTGTGTCCATTGATGATCAGTGCAtaagcgattaaaaaaaaaatgaaactgttgCATAACCTTTCAAAGGGGAGTGTACATATGTGTGTAATATGACATTATCATAATCAAATCAACCTGAGAAGGTTTTGGTTTTACCGGCTGCTTGCACGGCACGACTGCCGACGCTACCGCCGGGTCAGGGTCGGGTCGGGCTACACGTGGGCTCCGACGCGGCTGCCGGCCCCGAGCGCCCGCCTGCTTCGGAGCGGCACGAACCACAGCGCCTTCCGGTGGGTGCCGCACACCTCGGCCAGCGCCCGCTGCCACGACTTCCTCAGGCCGTGTCTACAGAGGCCAAAACCGCAAAAGTCAAGAGAGGGAATTGGAATCGGAATAGGATAAAGACGGTCAATTAGAGGAAGAAGATGCGAGCTTACATTTCACTCGAGAACGGAGTCATCGTCTCGATTGTAGTGGTATCCTGTCAAATATTAAGTATTAGTTGCAAAATCTGCTTAAATTTGGGCAATTTCCTTCTTTCTGACAGCAAATCGGCAATTGCGGGACGTCAATAAAAGATTATGTCAAATCCTACGTCTGCTCAACACTGTTTCAGCTGAGCCATGGACTCCATATCCAATACCTCCAACATCCTTCAAAAGTCATTGTACAAACTTCGCCTCACGATGAATGTCATCATCTCAAATCATAGATGAATAACTGATTTgatgttggggggaaaaaaaaaaaaaaaaaaaaaagaatgcaccCGAAGCGCTCACCGAGAGGACGCCGACCAGCTGGGAATAAAACAAGGCCGAAATGCCGCCGAACATGACGACGCCCATGATCGCCGAAGCCCGCAGCAGAGCCAGCTCGTGTCGTGTGGTGAACTTCTCCTGGtggaccattaaaaaaaaaaaaaaagcgctttaATGAAGCGAGGAAAAGTGAGAGGGAAAAAGCCGAGTACCTGGTTCAGGTGCGTGAGGGGCTGGAAGTAGTAGTACTGGCAGAAGTCCAGCACCAGCGTGAAGCCACTAAGGACCTGTGTGTAGAAGCAGAGCTGCAGGAAGAGCCAGTGATTGTCTTCCCCCACGCAGTTGTTAATCCTGGAAGGGACAAGACACTTGAGGATTCCACTCATCTTTACCATGGCCCGTGTTAAACAGCACAACTACGAGCCAAAAACACTCAAATATGACTCCAATAACTAACTGCATTCCTACAAGTACCAATATTGGTTCATGGAAAAAAGTTAACTCCCAAATTCACAATCACCGCGCTCTTTCCGTCACGCAGTAAGATGCCGCATGGTGACTCGAGGGACAAGAaagtgggaattttttttcaagggagaATTGTTGAGGTAATACATCTCCAATCAAATACCAAGAGGTCatggaggagctaagtttagcctgggttgttagtggaaattAAAGAGCATATTTGCTCTATGTGCATAAACATGCACATttctggtgcattttttttaattaaaaaaaaaaaaaaaactaaacaatttattaattttaagaggagtttgaaatgatatttcACGGGGTAGACTTTGCTCACCCGTGTCTGTAAAAGAATGAGCTTACGAGTTACCAGGGACAATGGTGGTCCATCCTGCGCACACAGTGACCACAACGACTGCAGTGATGGGTCCTTTTGGGTCGCATTAGGTTGCACTTGTTGCACAGCTCCCAGTGCTCTCGCTCTGAAACACAAAGTCGGTAATCAGAAGTCGGACTCCGAccactcgtgtttttttttttttttgaaaacatacCGGAGTGAGGTATGTCCAGGTTGGTAGGAAGGTGGCCGGGATCCGCCGTGGAGGCCCTGAACAGGGCCGCAAAGCAGAGCGCTGACGCGGCGTAATAACCTGCAAAAATACACTTCCAGTGGATTTCATGAGCGTGAAGGACCTGCAGGGAATCCGCAGCGTATTCAtccaagtgaaaaaaaaaaaagagaagcctCACGTAAAATTTGTGCTTGGTTTTTTCCAATCCAGCACAAGAAAACATcagatttttccacatttaaatgTTAAACGTTAAATGTAACATGTTCAATGTTTAAATGGACCACAGGTCTGATTTCAGTCTTGGTATTTTTGATTGGTAAAAAAGGAATTTAAAGACGAATGGGGAAAATATAATTGAGCATAATCCTGCCAAAAACCACAAGATTTCATGCaagtacaataataataaatcagcgat comes from Syngnathoides biaculeatus isolate LvHL_M chromosome 21, ASM1980259v1, whole genome shotgun sequence and encodes:
- the zdhhc21 gene encoding palmitoyltransferase ZDHHC21 — translated: MKPRLHLVVDPTGWLCVSLVFGIWLYNSVFVPKLVLLPHYREGHIPWAIVICYYAASALCFAALFRASTADPGHLPTNLDIPHSEREHWELCNKCNLMRPKRTHHCSRCGHCVRRMDHHCPWINNCVGEDNHWLFLQLCFYTQVLSGFTLVLDFCQYYYFQPLTHLNQEKFTTRHELALLRASAIMGVVMFGGISALFYSQLVGVLSDTTTIETMTPFSSEIHGLRKSWQRALAEVCGTHRKALWFVPLRSRRALGAGSRVGAHV